The sequence GCCGCGGATCGCGACGAAGAGCGCGCCGCGCCCGAGTGTGCGCGAGTCCGTCGAGACGCTCTCGATCCGCGTCTCGGGCGATCCGGAGATCCGCCCGCCGCAGGAGCGCGCGAGCTCGCCGAGCGTCCAGCTCATGCGGCCACTCCCCGGTCTGCGAGGGCTCGCCGCGCCTCCTCGCGGTCGTCGAACGGGAAGCGCTCGCGCCCGATGATCTGGTAGTCCTCGTGGCCCTTGCCGGCGATCACGACGCAGTCCTCCGCGCCTGCGATCGCGATCGCGCGCGCGATCGCCTGGCGCCGATCGCGCAGCACCTCGTGCGAGCCCTCGAGGCCGACCGCCACGTCGCGCAGGATCGCGTCGGGATCCTCGCTGCGCGGGTTGTCGCTGGTCGCGATCACGTGGTCGGCGTGGGCGCAGGCCGCGCGGGCCATCGGCGCGCGCTTGCCGCGATCGCGATCTCCGCCGCAGCCGAAGACGGCGATCAGCCGGCCCGCGACCAGCGGCCGCACGCGCCCCAGCACCGCGTCCAGCGCGTCGGGTGTGTGCGCGTAGTCGACCAGCACGATCGGCCGGCCGGAGCCCACGCGCTCGAGCCGGCCGGGAACCGCCGGACAGCGCTCGAGGCCGCGTCGGATCGCGTCCCAGTCGATGCCGAGCGCGCGGCTCGCGGCGATCGCGGCCAGCGCGTTGTCGATCTGGAAGTCCCCCGGGAGCGGCAGCTCGATCTCGACCTCGGCGTCCGGTCCGCGCACGCGAAGCCGAGAGTGCGCAAGCGTGACGCGCTCCTCGACGGTGCAGAAGTCCGCGCCCGAATCGCGGCCGCGCGCGAAGCGAGAGACGGGGTGACCGGCCGCGATCGCGATCTCCGCGAAGCGAGTCGTCCAGGGATCGGCCGCGTTCAGGACCGCCGTTCCCGCGAGATGCTCGGTCCCGAAGAGCAGCGATTTCGCGCGGCCGTAGCTCTCCATGTCCTGGTGGAAGTCGAGGTGGTCCTGCGTGAGATGCGTGAAGACGGCGACGGCGAAGCGCAGCCCGCGCACGCGTCCGAGCGCCAGGCTGTGCGAAGAGACCTCGAGCGCGACCGCCGCGACGCCCGAGTCGCGCATCCGCGCGAGCCAGCGCTGCAG is a genomic window of Deltaproteobacteria bacterium containing:
- a CDS encoding UDP-N-acetylmuramoyl-L-alanyl-D-glutamate--2,6-diaminopimelate ligase, whose amino-acid sequence is MTRTLEDLVAGLDARIDGPVRAEIRDVSYDSRKVGPGALFVALRGAQSDGHRHLEAAIEAGASALLVEHPPAARPEHVAVARVRDTRTALADVASRFFAHPARDLTLVGVTGTNGKTSTVRMLESILLASGRSAGSIGTISIRYPGFEEKSALTTPESLDLQRWLARMRDSGVAAVALEVSSHSLALGRVRGLRFAVAVFTHLTQDHLDFHQDMESYGRAKSLLFGTEHLAGTAVLNAADPWTTRFAEIAIAAGHPVSRFARGRDSGADFCTVEERVTLAHSRLRVRGPDAEVEIELPLPGDFQIDNALAAIAASRALGIDWDAIRRGLERCPAVPGRLERVGSGRPIVLVDYAHTPDALDAVLGRVRPLVAGRLIAVFGCGGDRDRGKRAPMARAACAHADHVIATSDNPRSEDPDAILRDVAVGLEGSHEVLRDRRQAIARAIAIAGAEDCVVIAGKGHEDYQIIGRERFPFDDREEARRALADRGVAA